The following proteins are encoded in a genomic region of Saccharopolyspora antimicrobica:
- a CDS encoding antitoxin, producing MKLSVSLSDEDVTFVDSYAEQTGAHSRSAVIHQAISLLRTAELEEAYESAWDEWESSADAQLWDATTADGMADASR from the coding sequence ATGAAGCTGAGTGTGAGCCTGAGCGACGAAGACGTCACCTTCGTCGACTCATATGCCGAGCAAACCGGGGCGCACTCCCGGTCTGCGGTGATCCACCAGGCGATCAGCCTGCTGCGCACAGCTGAACTGGAAGAGGCGTACGAGAGCGCCTGGGACGAGTGGGAAAGCAGCGCCGACGCGCAGCTGTGGGACGCGACGACCGCTGACGGGATGGCCGATGCGTCGCGGTGA
- a CDS encoding type II toxin-antitoxin system PemK/MazF family toxin, translating into MRRGDIYWVDFEPIRGAEANKTRPAVVVSNDAANRSAQRTGRGVVTVVPVTSNVERVYPFQVLLRAADCELPNDSKAQAEQVRAVAVNRVGNRIGTLPRNALAALDNALRLHLHL; encoded by the coding sequence ATGCGTCGCGGTGACATCTACTGGGTCGACTTCGAACCGATCCGAGGCGCCGAGGCGAACAAGACCCGACCTGCTGTGGTGGTCAGCAACGATGCCGCCAACCGCAGTGCCCAGCGCACCGGGCGCGGAGTGGTCACCGTAGTGCCGGTGACCTCCAACGTCGAGCGCGTGTACCCGTTCCAGGTGCTGCTGCGGGCGGCGGACTGCGAATTGCCCAACGACTCCAAGGCCCAGGCCGAACAGGTCAGAGCGGTGGCGGTGAACCGCGTCGGCAACCGGATCGGAACTCTCCCTCGGAACGCTCTCGCAGCCCTGGACAACGCCCTCCGCCTCCACCTCCACCTGTAA
- a CDS encoding GTPase-associated protein 1-related protein — MSAREFHSLYYTDCGPGQGLRGGAGFQFQAVSPDTTDEMMTVVQRSTLYEAPVGWMREKRPVEDYPPSLVHVHNGVYATARGVYLGAETGGVREGNQFTHALVTTNAQLYGPIRPAQLWDAPWWVEEPAPSTECPAVPAEPEAGPFGVEALREWVLGQQNGELWLLAVHSAVDRVHDEGAPRVVFISEDPAAVMRWIAAATLLLPQERALRVGFRVFATNPQFSEQEVLALHPDWAGSLAEPERHTDFTVFNLVTGKHREAEASDSALHWVSRFLRADPYDVVDAIELSHQFACGRGAARPSNGDRLAAGVLALEEPVSGQESAMALAEWLAAPPAVSAADVLEPVLAAVLAAEPGVPVLARLAGIDLEQAGQVRFALLRAEIGEIIRGTPAGDRAPLAESRWRRDEVERATRLVEGAAGAVLPERMDLLLRTAARFGVQPRLGNFAEPAARFVEWWAQHPHAGVDPSSWTCGAEFVDLLRDVLARRLEGPWGDEVAAAIKERWWRLLAPTVSDPFMPLDAAVASAAVAAGGSVRQETIEVFRGLLRKPEQPGTGEAVYDALFGESAPTLVELSAFLAELPSTAVSDALAQRAFGVLGKAKVSGRYLDVLRVLSHHLGDRQDLRKLWEDDGRLRAWLSTLRRKGAEAGSPGEIAEQVLAARAGKVVEALLACPPRAATELVVSSGEQLQQTLVRELPAVWNDENADPDLRDRAVVLAFVAAWSDDATGTVRAAFDRELEAWMHAHKQSDFRRISKLLRSIEAEHATVWHEWLRETAQRKPKQARTRQVARRFFGRRER, encoded by the coding sequence ATGAGCGCGCGGGAATTCCACTCGCTGTACTACACCGACTGCGGTCCCGGCCAGGGCCTGCGCGGCGGCGCCGGGTTCCAGTTCCAGGCGGTCTCACCGGACACCACCGACGAGATGATGACCGTCGTGCAGCGCTCGACGCTGTACGAAGCACCGGTCGGCTGGATGCGGGAGAAGCGCCCGGTGGAGGACTACCCGCCGTCGCTGGTCCACGTGCACAACGGCGTCTACGCGACCGCTCGCGGCGTGTACCTGGGCGCGGAGACCGGCGGTGTGCGGGAGGGAAACCAGTTCACCCACGCGCTGGTCACCACCAACGCCCAGCTCTACGGGCCGATCCGGCCGGCGCAGCTGTGGGACGCGCCGTGGTGGGTGGAGGAGCCCGCGCCGAGCACCGAATGCCCAGCCGTGCCCGCCGAACCGGAGGCCGGGCCGTTCGGCGTGGAAGCGCTGCGGGAGTGGGTGCTGGGGCAGCAGAACGGCGAATTATGGCTGCTCGCAGTGCATTCCGCGGTGGACAGGGTGCACGACGAAGGTGCGCCGCGCGTGGTGTTCATCAGCGAGGACCCGGCGGCGGTGATGCGCTGGATCGCCGCCGCGACGCTGCTGCTGCCGCAGGAGCGGGCGCTGCGCGTCGGGTTCCGGGTGTTCGCCACCAACCCGCAGTTCAGCGAGCAGGAGGTGCTGGCGCTGCACCCGGACTGGGCGGGCTCGCTGGCCGAACCGGAGCGGCACACCGACTTCACGGTGTTCAACCTGGTCACCGGCAAGCACCGGGAGGCCGAGGCCAGCGATTCCGCGCTGCACTGGGTCTCGCGCTTCCTCCGCGCCGATCCCTACGACGTGGTGGACGCGATCGAGCTGTCGCACCAGTTCGCCTGCGGCCGCGGTGCGGCCCGCCCGAGCAACGGCGACCGGCTGGCCGCCGGCGTGCTGGCGCTGGAGGAACCGGTGTCCGGCCAGGAATCCGCGATGGCGCTGGCCGAGTGGCTGGCCGCCCCGCCCGCGGTGTCCGCCGCGGACGTGCTGGAACCGGTGCTGGCCGCCGTCCTCGCCGCCGAGCCCGGAGTGCCCGTGCTCGCGCGGCTCGCCGGGATCGACCTGGAGCAGGCCGGGCAGGTGCGGTTCGCCCTGCTGCGCGCGGAGATCGGCGAGATCATCCGCGGCACGCCCGCCGGCGACCGGGCCCCGCTGGCGGAGAGCCGGTGGCGCCGGGACGAAGTGGAGCGGGCCACGAGGCTGGTGGAGGGCGCGGCAGGCGCGGTGCTGCCGGAGCGGATGGACCTGCTGCTGCGCACCGCGGCCCGCTTCGGCGTGCAGCCCCGGCTGGGCAACTTCGCCGAGCCCGCCGCGCGATTCGTGGAGTGGTGGGCGCAGCACCCGCACGCCGGTGTCGATCCGTCGAGCTGGACGTGCGGAGCGGAGTTCGTCGACCTCCTGCGCGACGTGCTGGCGCGGCGGCTCGAAGGGCCGTGGGGCGACGAGGTCGCCGCGGCGATCAAGGAGCGCTGGTGGCGGCTGCTCGCTCCGACCGTCAGCGATCCGTTCATGCCGCTGGACGCCGCCGTCGCGTCCGCCGCAGTGGCCGCCGGTGGCTCGGTGCGGCAGGAGACCATCGAGGTGTTCCGCGGGCTGCTGCGCAAGCCCGAGCAGCCCGGCACCGGGGAAGCGGTGTACGACGCGCTGTTCGGCGAATCCGCGCCCACGCTGGTGGAGCTGTCCGCCTTCCTCGCGGAGCTGCCGTCCACGGCGGTGTCGGACGCCCTGGCGCAGCGGGCTTTCGGCGTGCTGGGCAAGGCCAAGGTGTCCGGCCGCTACCTCGACGTGCTGCGGGTGCTCAGCCACCACCTCGGCGACCGGCAGGACCTGCGCAAGCTCTGGGAGGACGACGGGCGCCTGCGCGCCTGGCTGAGCACGCTCCGGCGGAAGGGCGCGGAAGCGGGCAGCCCCGGCGAAATCGCGGAGCAGGTGCTCGCCGCGCGCGCCGGGAAGGTCGTCGAAGCGCTGCTCGCCTGCCCGCCGCGGGCCGCGACGGAACTGGTGGTCAGCAGCGGCGAACAGCTCCAGCAGACCCTGGTCCGCGAGCTGCCCGCGGTGTGGAACGACGAGAACGCCGATCCGGACCTGCGGGATCGCGCCGTGGTGCTGGCGTTCGTGGCCGCCTGGTCCGACGACGCCACCGGCACGGTGCGCGCGGCCTTCGACCGCGAGTTGGAGGCCTGGATGCACGCGCACAAGCAGTCCGACTTCCGGCGCATCAGCAAGCTGCTGCGCAGCATCGAGGCCGAGCACGCCACGGTGTGGCACGAGTGGTTGCGCGAAACCGCCCAGCGCAAGCCGAAGCAGGCGCGCACCCGCCAGGTCGCGCGGCGGTTCTTCGGCAGACGGGAGCGCTGA
- a CDS encoding DUF3817 domain-containing protein produces the protein MKPGVLIFYRIMAYVTAVLLILLCAAMVLKYGHFAGLWDEGSSTQQLGTDWTFRIGVAHGWLYMVYLLVAVVATTQLRVPIGRMLLVLLAGTIPFGAFFAERKVTHWHELRLAGKPLTEPHTRSAEESPAS, from the coding sequence GTGAAGCCTGGTGTGCTGATCTTCTACCGGATCATGGCGTACGTCACCGCGGTGCTGTTGATCCTCCTGTGCGCCGCGATGGTGCTCAAGTACGGCCACTTCGCCGGGTTGTGGGACGAGGGCAGCTCGACCCAGCAGCTCGGCACCGACTGGACCTTCCGGATCGGTGTCGCGCACGGCTGGCTGTACATGGTCTACCTGCTCGTCGCCGTGGTCGCCACGACCCAGCTGCGCGTTCCGATCGGCCGCATGCTGCTGGTGCTGCTCGCGGGCACCATCCCGTTCGGCGCGTTCTTCGCCGAGCGCAAGGTGACGCACTGGCACGAGCTGCGGTTGGCGGGTAAGCCGCTGACCGAGCCGCACACCCGGAGCGCGGAGGAATCACCGGCCTCATGA
- a CDS encoding LLM class flavin-dependent oxidoreductase, which translates to MDTNATPERAEAGSATADQIKGVARGDSPVPLSVLDLSTVGVQHSASDALSTTTELARSAEAWGYQRMWLAEHHGMPGIASSAPAVVIAHLAAHTSTLRLGSGGVMLPNHAPLVVAEQFGTLEALHPGRIDLGIGRAPGTDQATARALRRTTGPLSADDFPQQLGELMAFLGDDFPIDHPYAAIQSVPNGPVPPIWLLGSSGFSAQLAGALGLPFAFAHHFSAQNTLPALDLYRQSFKPSAVLDEPYALIGVQAVAADTDEEALDIVRPVALSMLRLRRGMPGKQPTRQEAREYPYTELEQSFVDSWLDDAVYGSPETVRAGLDELRERTGVQELMLTANIPDRDTKLHSFELVAKAYRMI; encoded by the coding sequence ATGGACACCAATGCGACTCCGGAGCGCGCCGAGGCCGGCAGCGCGACCGCCGATCAGATCAAGGGCGTTGCGCGCGGGGACTCGCCGGTACCGCTCTCGGTGCTCGACCTGTCCACCGTCGGCGTGCAGCACAGCGCGTCCGACGCGCTGAGCACCACCACCGAGCTGGCCCGCAGCGCCGAGGCCTGGGGCTACCAGCGGATGTGGCTGGCCGAGCACCACGGCATGCCCGGCATCGCCAGCTCCGCTCCGGCGGTCGTGATCGCGCACCTCGCCGCGCACACCAGCACGCTGCGGCTGGGCTCCGGCGGCGTGATGCTGCCCAACCACGCGCCGCTGGTCGTCGCCGAGCAGTTCGGCACCCTGGAGGCGCTGCACCCCGGGCGCATCGACCTGGGCATCGGCCGCGCGCCCGGCACCGACCAGGCGACCGCCCGCGCCCTGCGCCGCACCACCGGCCCGCTGTCGGCGGACGACTTCCCGCAGCAGCTCGGTGAGCTGATGGCCTTCCTCGGCGACGACTTCCCGATCGACCACCCCTACGCGGCGATCCAGTCCGTGCCCAACGGGCCGGTGCCGCCGATCTGGCTGCTCGGCTCCAGCGGCTTCAGCGCGCAGCTGGCCGGCGCGCTGGGCCTGCCGTTCGCCTTCGCGCACCACTTCAGCGCGCAGAACACGCTGCCCGCGCTCGACCTGTACCGGCAGTCCTTCAAGCCCTCGGCGGTGCTGGACGAGCCCTACGCGCTGATCGGCGTGCAGGCGGTGGCCGCTGACACCGACGAGGAAGCGCTCGACATCGTGCGCCCGGTCGCGCTGAGCATGCTCCGGCTGCGCCGCGGCATGCCCGGCAAGCAGCCGACCCGGCAGGAGGCGCGCGAGTACCCGTACACGGAGCTGGAGCAGAGCTTCGTCGACAGCTGGCTGGACGACGCCGTCTACGGCTCGCCGGAGACGGTCCGCGCGGGCCTGGACGAGCTGCGCGAGCGCACCGGCGTCCAGGAGCTCATGCTGACGGCCAACATCCCCGACCGGGACACCAAGCTGCACTCGTTCGAACTGGTGGCCAAGGCCTACCGGATGATCTGA
- a CDS encoding heme o synthase, with product MTATHESAPAEAAPSTGRRRGVVAAYFALTKPRVIELLLVTTIPAMFLAQRGVPSLWLVAVTLVGGAMSAGSANALNCVADSDIDAVMHRTKKRPLVRYEVPRRNALIFGIVLGIASFGVLWAGANLLAAVLATSAILFYVFVYTLVLKRRTSQNIVWGGAAGCMPVVVGWAAVTGTVEWPALVMFGVVFLWTPPHFWSLAMKYKDDYARAGVPMLPVVATTRQVSARILAYSWATVACTLLLVPVTSWVYVAFAVLAGAAFLIVAQRLHTAVRNGGAVNPMKLFHLSNSYLALLFVAIAVDAAIGLPVLG from the coding sequence ATGACAGCAACCCACGAGTCCGCACCGGCCGAAGCCGCGCCGTCCACCGGGCGCCGCCGCGGTGTCGTCGCCGCGTACTTCGCGCTGACCAAGCCGCGCGTCATCGAGCTGCTGCTGGTCACCACGATCCCGGCGATGTTCCTCGCGCAGCGCGGCGTCCCGTCGCTGTGGTTGGTGGCCGTGACGCTGGTCGGCGGCGCCATGTCGGCGGGCAGCGCCAACGCGCTCAACTGCGTCGCGGACTCCGACATCGACGCGGTGATGCACCGGACCAAGAAGCGCCCGCTGGTGCGCTACGAGGTGCCGCGCCGCAACGCGCTGATCTTCGGCATCGTGCTCGGCATCGCGTCCTTCGGCGTGCTCTGGGCCGGGGCGAACCTGCTGGCCGCGGTGCTGGCCACCAGCGCGATCCTGTTCTACGTCTTCGTCTACACGCTGGTGCTCAAGCGCCGGACCTCGCAGAACATCGTGTGGGGCGGCGCCGCGGGCTGCATGCCCGTGGTGGTCGGCTGGGCCGCGGTCACCGGCACCGTGGAGTGGCCCGCACTGGTGATGTTCGGCGTGGTGTTCCTGTGGACGCCGCCGCACTTCTGGTCGCTGGCCATGAAGTACAAGGACGACTACGCGCGCGCCGGGGTGCCGATGCTGCCGGTGGTGGCCACCACCCGCCAGGTGTCGGCGCGGATCTTGGCCTACAGCTGGGCGACGGTGGCCTGCACGCTGCTGCTGGTGCCGGTGACCAGCTGGGTCTACGTGGCCTTCGCGGTGCTGGCGGGGGCTGCGTTCCTGATCGTCGCGCAGCGGCTGCACACCGCGGTGCGCAACGGTGGAGCGGTCAACCCGATGAAGCTGTTCCACCTGTCCAACTCGTACCTGGCACTGCTGTTCGTGGCCATCGCGGTGGACGCCGCGATCGGCCTCCCGGTGCTGGGCTGA
- a CDS encoding TRAFAC clade GTPase domain-containing protein — protein MAKVACPYCYHRFPVGHLRFQCTGRPAPGREKCRKAVDPERQRLTGYAATTWPTFAAPGRFGRSPRKADCPDCGTTSGIRACPVCHTPLPANFADGGSPLIGVVGGKNAGKTVYTTVLVHELRNTIRRRFDADIAFTGEQAGVGTAQWLERYEQALFGDQSLFESTTSSADGIRTPLVMQWRQPRTQLGKRVYRTTTLSFYDAAGEDMTTQEFVNSQAYLTASDGLVVLLDPFQLPGAADRIAVPDAGRRDTEPPINVLNRVTEMLRSSTGLGDGKQVRTPIAVVFSKIDAFFGMLGENHPLLRPPRTGPEYDEAAGQDTDEHLRALLAELGADDIDAHLRAHYRTFRYFAVSALGAEPDYGSKQIDPAGVRPFRVDEPLLWLLSNFKVIERSRA, from the coding sequence ATGGCCAAGGTCGCATGCCCCTACTGCTACCACCGGTTCCCGGTGGGCCACCTGCGCTTCCAGTGCACCGGCCGGCCGGCGCCCGGTCGCGAGAAGTGCCGCAAGGCCGTCGATCCCGAGCGGCAGCGGCTGACCGGCTACGCCGCCACCACCTGGCCGACCTTCGCCGCGCCGGGCCGCTTCGGCCGCAGCCCGCGCAAGGCCGACTGCCCGGACTGCGGCACCACCAGCGGGATCCGCGCCTGCCCGGTCTGCCACACGCCGCTGCCCGCCAACTTCGCCGACGGCGGCAGCCCGCTGATCGGCGTGGTCGGCGGCAAGAACGCCGGCAAGACCGTCTACACCACGGTCCTCGTGCACGAGCTGCGCAACACCATCCGCCGCCGCTTCGACGCCGACATCGCCTTCACCGGTGAGCAGGCCGGGGTCGGCACCGCGCAGTGGCTGGAGCGCTACGAGCAGGCGCTGTTCGGCGACCAGTCGCTGTTCGAGTCCACCACCAGCTCGGCCGACGGCATCCGGACGCCGCTGGTGATGCAGTGGCGGCAGCCGCGCACCCAGCTGGGCAAGCGGGTGTACAGGACCACCACGCTGTCGTTCTACGACGCGGCGGGCGAGGACATGACGACCCAGGAGTTCGTCAACAGCCAGGCCTACCTGACAGCCTCGGACGGGCTGGTGGTGCTGCTCGACCCGTTCCAGTTACCCGGCGCGGCGGACCGGATCGCGGTGCCCGACGCCGGCCGCCGCGACACCGAGCCGCCGATCAACGTGCTCAACCGCGTGACCGAGATGCTGCGCTCCAGCACCGGACTCGGCGACGGCAAGCAGGTTCGCACGCCGATCGCGGTGGTCTTCTCCAAGATCGACGCGTTCTTCGGGATGCTCGGCGAGAACCACCCGCTGCTGCGCCCGCCGCGCACCGGCCCGGAGTACGACGAAGCCGCCGGTCAGGACACCGACGAACACCTGCGGGCGCTGCTGGCCGAGCTGGGCGCCGACGACATCGACGCCCACCTGCGGGCGCACTACCGGACGTTCCGCTACTTCGCGGTGTCGGCGCTCGGCGCGGAACCGGACTACGGCAGCAAGCAGATCGATCCGGCCGGTGTGCGACCGTTCCGCGTGGACGAACCACTGCTGTGGCTGCTCAGCAACTTCAAGGTCATCGAACGGAGCCGAGCATGA
- a CDS encoding PIG-L deacetylase family protein has protein sequence MTDQLEPVPTDWQQALAIVAHPDDLEYGCSGAVAAWTASGRDVAYLLVTRGEAGIDGVAPEEAAPLRELEQRASAAKVGVHSVDFLDHRDGVIEYGPELRRDLCRAIREHRPGLVITLNHHDSWGPGSWNSADHRAVGRAALDAVGDAGNRWIFPELVEQGYEPWQGVRWVAVAASPHPTHAVDITDVLEHGVASLAAHQTYLEALSDEPAEEHARRIVVESAQQHAARFGGRACVTFELIGAG, from the coding sequence ATGACCGATCAGCTCGAACCCGTGCCGACGGACTGGCAGCAGGCGCTGGCGATCGTCGCGCACCCCGACGACCTGGAGTACGGCTGCTCCGGCGCGGTCGCCGCCTGGACCGCCTCCGGCCGCGACGTCGCCTACCTGCTGGTGACCCGCGGGGAGGCGGGCATCGACGGCGTGGCACCGGAGGAGGCCGCGCCGCTGCGCGAGCTGGAGCAGCGCGCGAGCGCCGCCAAGGTCGGCGTGCACTCGGTGGACTTCCTCGACCACCGGGACGGGGTGATCGAGTACGGCCCGGAGCTGCGCCGGGACCTGTGCCGTGCGATCCGGGAGCACCGGCCCGGCCTGGTGATCACGCTCAACCACCACGACTCGTGGGGGCCGGGCAGCTGGAACAGCGCGGACCACCGCGCGGTCGGCCGGGCCGCGCTGGACGCGGTCGGCGACGCCGGGAACCGCTGGATCTTCCCGGAGCTGGTCGAGCAGGGCTACGAACCGTGGCAGGGCGTCCGCTGGGTCGCCGTCGCCGCCTCGCCGCACCCGACGCACGCGGTGGACATCACCGATGTCCTGGAGCACGGGGTGGCCTCGCTGGCCGCGCACCAGACGTACCTGGAGGCCCTCAGCGACGAGCCGGCCGAGGAGCACGCCCGCCGCATCGTGGTGGAATCGGCCCAGCAGCACGCGGCCCGCTTCGGCGGCCGGGCGTGCGTGACCTTCGAACTGATCGGAGCCGGATGA
- the grpE gene encoding nucleotide exchange factor GrpE, with product MIIIRSPNWPVTRATTVSNEAGEAMRDEPEKDEQREEAAVLAPADAPETAVPETADPVPAAPDEPAEELPGADPVAELTGAVSALAEQIREHHDRAAARERVIDKLHAEVERLRAGEQNLLLRPITTDLQNLRKDLLHQARALPPEPTREQVADLLESFALSAEQALERCGSAPIRPEVGAEFSAREHRAVKILPAEAPDQHERIALVVSDGYLDTTTDRVTVPARVHVYRWSATTGDSPRAEGMNADV from the coding sequence GTGATCATCATCCGGTCACCGAACTGGCCGGTCACCCGTGCGACGACGGTGAGCAACGAGGCGGGCGAAGCGATGCGCGACGAGCCAGAGAAGGACGAACAGCGCGAGGAGGCTGCGGTTCTCGCGCCTGCCGACGCGCCGGAAACCGCGGTGCCGGAAACCGCTGATCCGGTACCCGCCGCGCCGGACGAGCCCGCCGAGGAGTTACCCGGGGCCGATCCGGTCGCCGAGCTGACCGGAGCGGTTTCCGCGCTCGCCGAGCAGATCCGCGAGCACCACGACCGGGCCGCCGCGCGGGAGCGCGTCATCGACAAGCTGCACGCCGAGGTGGAGCGGTTGCGCGCCGGGGAGCAGAACCTGCTGCTGCGCCCGATCACCACCGACCTGCAGAACCTCCGCAAGGACCTGCTGCACCAGGCCCGAGCCCTGCCGCCCGAACCGACCCGGGAGCAGGTCGCCGACCTGCTGGAGTCCTTCGCGTTGAGCGCCGAGCAGGCGCTGGAGCGCTGCGGCAGCGCACCGATCCGGCCCGAGGTCGGCGCCGAGTTCTCCGCCCGCGAGCACCGGGCCGTCAAGATCCTCCCGGCCGAAGCGCCCGACCAGCACGAGCGGATCGCGCTGGTGGTCTCCGACGGTTACCTCGACACCACGACCGACCGCGTGACCGTTCCCGCGCGCGTGCACGTGTACCGCTGGAGCGCGACCACCGGGGACAGCCCGCGAGCAGAGGGGATGAACGCTGATGTCTGA
- a CDS encoding Hsp70 family protein, producing the protein MSDGDLQVFGIDLGTTYSAIAYVDETGRPSVCRNTDSSETTPSVVFFENESNVVVGSVAKNSAIIDPDRVVSLIKRQMGGDAEFEFDGSTYTPESISALILKQLAQDAAAHTGGEVARAVITVPAYFGMQERSATKQAGTIAGLDVIGIVPEPVAAALHYEATTGADDKTILVYDLGGGTFDTTVIRVSTDEIVVVCTDGDDHLGGADWDLRLRNHLLAKFQEQAPDGTEVEDDEEFLQSLATTAEDTKKQLSKAESRAVALRGAGVSARVEVTRAQFETETRDLLDKTVDIVRRTLGTLESKQPGAKIDEVLLVGGATKMPAVAERLRAEFGWDPKLHDPDLAVAKGAALYALGRVVHREATEEGSAGVSEAVRAVARQTGISERALENLAAKQTRNVLPKAFGVKLVDTSDPDWRNKPERFLVRHLVHANDSLPTEERTLEAFTVEEGQTGVSIELYEQSGVVAGPDLAENKEISEGKGIIDGLPPLPVGSPVNIRMTVDDEGLLELTATEPSTGNSLDIKVRVSVRSDEEVAAAARKIAGITVSG; encoded by the coding sequence ATGTCTGACGGCGATCTGCAGGTGTTCGGCATCGACCTGGGCACCACCTATTCGGCCATCGCCTACGTCGACGAGACCGGCAGGCCCTCGGTGTGCCGCAACACCGACAGCAGCGAGACGACGCCGTCGGTGGTGTTCTTCGAGAACGAGTCGAACGTGGTGGTCGGTTCGGTGGCGAAGAACTCCGCGATCATCGACCCGGACCGGGTGGTGTCGCTGATCAAGCGGCAGATGGGCGGCGACGCCGAGTTCGAGTTCGACGGCAGCACCTACACCCCGGAGTCGATCTCGGCGCTGATCCTCAAGCAGCTCGCGCAGGACGCCGCCGCGCACACCGGTGGTGAGGTGGCGCGCGCGGTGATCACCGTGCCCGCCTACTTCGGCATGCAGGAGCGCAGCGCCACCAAGCAGGCGGGCACCATCGCCGGGCTCGACGTCATCGGCATCGTGCCCGAGCCGGTCGCCGCCGCGCTGCACTACGAGGCGACCACCGGGGCCGACGACAAGACGATCCTGGTCTACGACCTGGGCGGCGGCACCTTCGACACCACGGTGATCCGGGTGTCCACCGACGAGATCGTGGTGGTGTGCACCGACGGCGACGACCACCTCGGCGGCGCGGACTGGGACCTGCGGCTGCGCAACCACCTGCTGGCGAAGTTCCAGGAGCAGGCGCCCGACGGCACCGAGGTGGAGGACGACGAGGAGTTCCTGCAGTCGCTGGCCACCACCGCCGAGGACACCAAGAAGCAGCTGTCCAAGGCCGAGTCCCGCGCGGTCGCGCTGCGCGGCGCCGGGGTCAGCGCGCGCGTGGAGGTGACCCGCGCGCAGTTCGAGACCGAGACCCGGGACCTGCTGGACAAGACCGTCGACATCGTCCGGCGCACGCTGGGCACGCTGGAGTCCAAGCAGCCCGGCGCGAAGATCGACGAGGTGCTGCTGGTCGGCGGCGCCACCAAGATGCCCGCGGTCGCCGAGCGGCTGCGCGCCGAGTTCGGCTGGGACCCGAAGCTGCACGACCCGGACCTGGCCGTGGCCAAGGGCGCCGCGCTCTACGCGCTGGGCCGCGTGGTGCACCGGGAGGCCACCGAGGAGGGCTCCGCGGGCGTCTCCGAGGCGGTGCGCGCGGTCGCGAGGCAGACCGGTATTTCCGAGCGGGCGCTGGAGAACCTGGCCGCCAAGCAGACCCGCAACGTGCTGCCCAAGGCCTTCGGCGTGAAGCTGGTCGACACCTCCGACCCGGACTGGCGCAACAAACCCGAGCGCTTCCTGGTCCGACACCTGGTGCACGCCAACGACTCGCTGCCCACCGAGGAGCGCACGCTGGAGGCGTTCACCGTCGAGGAGGGCCAGACCGGCGTGAGCATCGAGCTCTACGAGCAGTCCGGTGTGGTCGCGGGCCCGGATCTGGCGGAGAACAAGGAGATCAGCGAGGGCAAGGGCATCATCGACGGGTTGCCGCCGCTGCCCGTCGGGTCCCCGGTGAACATCCGCATGACCGTCGACGACGAGGGCCTGCTGGAGCTGACCGCCACCGAGCCGTCCACCGGCAATTCGCTGGACATCAAGGTGCGCGTCAGCGTCCGCAGCGATGAGGAGGTCGCGGCGGCCGCGCGGAAGATCGCGGGCATCACCGTCTCCGGCTGA
- a CDS encoding snapalysin family zinc-dependent metalloprotease, whose product MNLPRTLRPVVGLLIAFLLALGLPVVASAAPEANVRVVTYDASQAAEFRDVVDAGAQIWNDHVQNVRFEPATGGAADVVVLADNGWPRAEVIGLGKGRVWMGRQAVNEGHDTLRIAAHELGHILGLPDNRTGLCEDLMSGASAGPSCKNPNPNPVEIAEVERNFAQGVILERRVYTEDVLALR is encoded by the coding sequence ATGAACCTGCCCAGAACGCTGCGGCCCGTTGTCGGTCTGCTCATCGCTTTCCTGCTCGCGCTGGGCCTTCCGGTGGTGGCCTCGGCCGCCCCGGAGGCGAACGTGCGGGTGGTCACCTACGACGCGAGCCAGGCCGCCGAGTTCCGCGACGTGGTGGACGCGGGCGCGCAGATCTGGAACGACCACGTGCAGAACGTGCGCTTCGAACCGGCCACCGGCGGTGCCGCCGACGTCGTGGTGCTCGCCGACAACGGCTGGCCGCGCGCCGAGGTCATCGGCCTCGGCAAGGGCCGGGTCTGGATGGGCCGCCAGGCGGTCAACGAGGGGCACGACACGCTGCGCATCGCGGCCCACGAGCTCGGCCACATCCTGGGCCTGCCGGACAACCGCACCGGGCTGTGCGAGGACCTGATGTCGGGCGCCAGCGCCGGGCCGAGCTGCAAGAACCCGAACCCGAACCCGGTGGAGATCGCCGAGGTCGAGCGCAACTTCGCGCAGGGCGTGATCCTCGAGCGGCGGGTGTACACCGAAGACGTGCTCGCCCTGCGGTGA